A stretch of Megalobrama amblycephala isolate DHTTF-2021 linkage group LG14, ASM1881202v1, whole genome shotgun sequence DNA encodes these proteins:
- the apaf1 gene encoding apoptotic protease-activating factor 1 isoform X4 → MQSLCFRLEQGQSSEASQRPPCSVEEAKERLRFLILRRFPRSLLILDDVWDSYALRSFDIQCRVLLTTRNRGLADSVSGTRLEVPVESGLEEEKALEILALYVNGKPHALPEQARSIVSECKGSPLVVSLIGALLREFPERWSYYLRQLQKKQFKRIRKSSSYDYEALDQAMDASLQVLEPEHRDLYRDLSIMQKDIKVPAKVLSVLWGLELEEVEDVLQEFVNKSLLFRDCNQRPYLYYLHDLQLDFLTELNRDQMAELHKKMVRQYQQFYNKSPPSSGDKECLYWYHFLPYHMAKAGLSKELYSLMFSLDWVKEKAQIMGSAHLINDYVEYGEILDTENSEVRLQFQEFLSLNGHQLEQRPFPDVIQLALSQPACSEVYRQALMQAQKRASRGQLYLDWVNKNSQDSLSRLVMHPHQGSVYYACFSKDGSKIASCGASKMLRVFKTTSGEKLLELQAHDEDILCCAFSPDDRYIATCSSDRKVKLWNVERGILMKVFAEEHEEQINHCQFTNTGRRVLLATCSNDKFTNTKLWNPNKQTSQNTMFGHMEPVNHCCFSPDDVYLATSSSDGTLKLFEVSSANEWKSIDVNSFFPESDDEIKAIVKCSTWSADSSRIICAARNAVFVFDVQTSDMLLEMKTSRLSTVQYCHACPNSSLLAVALSHYAVELWNLETSKKKAECNGHLSWVHCVQFSPDGSLLLSSSDDQTIRLWETDQVHTSSAVALKRDTDVIFSHSDVTIVAPDSRNRLQVQTGSKGATLYESEELPSRIRCTCISRNAAFVSLGTEDGTVQTGRVKVRQFLKNVGWRTLQLLNLQRDFVLALGLETGTVQVFEVASGKTVKLSGHTRTVHHCQFTDDSETLITSSEDATVRVWKWRTGECLVLEGHTEPIRKFHLLNSSSPPHLFSWSFDGTVKVWDLDRGQMLQDLVCHKGAVLSCDVSSDGRLFATASANRTAKVWSSVSWEMTFLLKGHKDCVRSCRFSWDNKRLATGDDNGEIRLWSMLDGALLKICSRDTKDSMDSFHGGWVTDLHFSPDNRVLVSIGGYIKWWSVETGEALQTFYTMGANLKKIHVSPDFTTFLTVDSIGILYVLKKVEGGGI, encoded by the exons ATGCAGTCTCTATGTTTCCGTTTGGAGCAGGGTCAAAGTTCAGAAGCCAGCCAGCGGCCACCCTGCTCTGTGGAGGAGGCCAAAGAGCGCCTGCGGTTCCTAATACTCCGCAGGTTCCCCAG GTCCCTGCTGATTCTGGACGATGTCTGGGACAGCTATGCACTCAGGTCCTTTGATATTCAGTGCCGAGTTCTTCTGACCACGCGCAACCGAGGTCTGGCTGACTCCGTAAGCG GTACAAGGTTAGAAGTGCCTGTTGAAAGCGGCCTAGAGGAGGAGAAAGCCTTGGAAATTCTTGCTTTGTATGTAAATGGGAAGCCACATGCACTTCCAGAACAGGCCCGCAGCATTGTGAGCGAATGTAAAG GTTCTCCTTTGGTGGTTTCTCTAATTGGAGCTCTGTTGAGGGAGTTCCCTGAACGCTGGAGCTACTACCTTCGGCAGCTGCAGAAGAAGCAATTCAAGCGGATCCGTAAGTCATCGTCCTACGACTATGAAGCTCTGGACCAGGCCATGGATGCCAGCCTGCAAGTTCTGGAGCCTGAACACAGAGATCTATACAGAGACCTGAGCATCATGCAGAAAGACATCAAAGTGCCTGCTAAG GTTCTCTCGGTGCTGTGGGGTCTTGAGTTGGAGGAGGTGGAGGATGTCCTACAGGAATTTGTGAATAAATCCCTGCTGTTTCGGGACTGTAACCAGCGACCGTATCTCTATTACCTTCACGATCTGCAGCTGGACTTTCTCACTGAACTGAATCGTGATCAAATGGCT GAACTACATAAAAAGATGGTCCGTCAATACCAGCAGTTCTACAATAAAAGCCCACCCAGCTCTGGAGATAAAGAATGTTTGTATTGGTACCACTTCCTCCCATACCACATGGCTAAAGCGGGACTGTCTAAG GAGCTTTATTCACTGATGTTTTCCTTGGACTGGGTCAAAGAAAAAGCTCAGATTATGGGATCTGCCCATCTTATCAACGACTATGTAGAATATGGTGAAATACTAGATACAGAG AATAGTGAGGTGAGACTGCAGTTTCAGGAGTTCCTCTCTCTGAATGGACATCAGCTGGAGCAGAGACCGTTTCCTGATGTCATACAGTTGGCTCTCTCTCAGCCCGCGTGCTCCGAGGTTTACAGGCAGGCCTTGATGCAAGCGCAGAAAAGGGCCAGCAGAGGGCAGCTCTATCTGGATTGGGT GAACAAAAATAGTCAGGACAGTTTGTCCCGGCTGGTCATGCATCCTCACCAGGGGTCTGTCTACTATGCCTGCTTTTCCAAAGATGGGAGTAAAATTGCCTCTTGCGGGGCCAGCAAGATGTTGCGG GTGTTTAAAACAACCTCTGGAGAGAAACTTCTGGAGCTTCAGGCTCATGACGAAGATATTCTGTGCTGCGCCTTCTCCCCCGATGACCGTTACATAGCAACCTGCTCTAGTGACAGGAAGGTTAag TTGTGGAATGTTGAGCGAGGTATTCTTATGAAAGTGTTTGCGGAGGAACACGAGGAACAGATAAACCACTGCCAGTTCACCAACACAGGCCGACGTGTCCTGCTGGCCACCTGCTCAAATGACAAATTCACCAACACCAAG CTATGGAACCCCAACAAGCAGACATCTCAAAACACTATGTTTGGACACATGGAACCCGTCAATCACTGCTGCTTCTCCCCTGACGACGTCTACCTCGCCACTTCATCCAGTGACGGCACCTTGAAG CTGTTTGAGGTGTCATCCGCGAACGAGTGGAAATCAATTGATGTCAATAGTTTTTTCCCAGAGAGTGACGATGAAATAAAAGCCATTGTGAAATGCAGCACTTGGTCAGCTGACAGCTCACGGATCATTTGTGCTGCCAGGAACGCTGTGTTT GTGTTTGACGTACAGACATCAGACATGCTGCTGGAAATGAAGACGAGTCGTCTGAGCACAGTTCAGTATTGCCACGCGTGTCCCAACAGCAGCCTGCTGGCTGTCGCGCTCTCTCATTACGCTGTAGAG ctatgGAATCTTGAGACCAGTAAAAAGAAAGCCGAATGCAACGGTCACCTGAGCTGGGTTCATTGTGTCCAGTTTTCACCTGACGGCTCACTGCTGCTGTCCTCTTCTGATGATCAGACTATCAGA CTGTGGGAGACGGATCAGGTTCACACCTCCTCTGCTGTGGCTCTGAAGAGGGACACTGATGTTATCTTCTCCCATAGTGATGTTACAATAGTGGCGCCCGACAGCAGAAACCGATTACAG GTACAGACTGGATCCAAAGGCGCTACTCTATATGAGAGTGAAGAGTTGCCGTCCAGAATTCGCTGTACTTGTATCAGCAGAAATGCTGCTTTTGTCTCCCTGGGAACTGAGGATGGAACTGTACAG ACAGGAAGAGTCAAAGTTAGACAGTTTCTGAAGAACGTTGGATGGAGAACCTTGCAGCTGCTGAACTTACAGCGTGATTTTGTGCTGGCACTAGGGCTAGAGACAGGTACAGTGCAG GTGTTTGAGGTTGCATCTGGAAAAACGGTGAAGCTCTCAGGTCACACTAGGACTGTTCACCACTGTCAGTTCACTGATGACAGCGAAACCCTCATCACATCCTCAGAAGATGCTACTGTTCGG GTGTGGAAGTGGAGGACAGGCGAGTGTCTGGTGCTGGAGGGTCATACTGAGCCAATCAGGAAGTTTCACCTTTTGAACTCCTCTTCCCCACCTCATCTATTCTCGTGGTCGTTTGATGGCACCGTTAAG GTCTGGGATTTGGACAGAGGGCAGATGCTGCAAGACCTTGTGTGTCATAAGGGTGCTGTCCTGTCATGTGACGTGTCTTCTGACGGACGGCTCTTTGCCACAGCCTCGGCCAATAGGACTGCTAAG GTGTGGAGCAGCGTCTCATGGGAGATGACGTTTTTGCTGAAGGGACACAAGGACTGCGTCCGTAGCTGCCGGTTTTCTTGGGACAACAAGCGACTTGCAACTGGCGATGACAACGGAGAAATAAGG CTGTGGAGCATGCTGGATGGAGCCCTCCTGAAGATCTGTTCCCGGGACACTAAGGACTCAATGGACTCTTTCCACGGCGGATGGGTGACCGACCTGCACTTCTCCCCAGATAACAGAGTACTCGTCTCTATTGGCGGATACATCAAG TGGTGGAGCGTTGAGACAGGAGAGGCCCTGCAGACATTCTACACGATGGGAGCCAATCTGAAGAAGATTCACGTGTCGCCTGATTTCACCACCTTTTTGACTGTGGACAGCATTGGAATCCTTTATGTTTTAAAGAAAGTGGAGGGAGGAGGAATatag
- the apaf1 gene encoding apoptotic protease-activating factor 1 isoform X3: protein MEERARSCLLRSKGTLEQDIKASYLMDHMISDGVLSNDEEAMVLSKATRREQAAALLEVLLRKDNRAYISFYNALIRESYGDLANLLHSDLPLLSPEGERSFADGVSPSVQAILSEGGVPQRPVVFVSRPALLNLIRQMLYKLQNTPGWVIVFGMAGSGKSVMAAEAVRDHALIKECFPGGVHWLSVGQCERSDLLVRMQSLCFRLEQGQSSEASQRPPCSVEEAKERLRFLILRRFPRSLLILDDVWDSYALRSFDIQCRVLLTTRNRGLADSVSGTRLEVPVESGLEEEKALEILALYVNGKPHALPEQARSIVSECKGSPLVVSLIGALLREFPERWSYYLRQLQKKQFKRIRKSSSYDYEALDQAMDASLQVLEPEHRDLYRDLSIMQKDIKVPAKVLSVLWGLELEEVEDVLQEFVNKSLLFRDCNQRPYLYYLHDLQLDFLTELNRDQMAELHKKMVRQYQQFYNKSPPSSGDKECLYWYHFLPYHMAKAGLSKELYSLMFSLDWVKEKAQIMGSAHLINDYVEYGEILDTENSEVRLQFQEFLSLNGHQLEQRPFPDVIQLALSQPACSEVYRQALMQAQKRASRGQLYLDWVNKNSQDSLSRLVMHPHQGSVYYACFSKDGSKIASCGASKMLRVFKTTSGEKLLELQAHDEDILCCAFSPDDRYIATCSSDRKVKLWNVERGILMKVFAEEHEEQINHCQFTNTGRRVLLATCSNDKFTNTKLWNPNKQTSQNTMFGHMEPVNHCCFSPDDVYLATSSSDGTLKLFEVSSANEWKSIDVNSFFPESDDEIKAIVKCSTWSADSSRIICAARNAVFVFDVQTSDMLLEMKTSRLSTVQYCHACPNSSLLAVALSHYAVELWNLETSKKKAECNGHLSWVHCVQFSPDGSLLLSSSDDQTIRLWETDQVHTSSAVALKRDTDVIFSHSDVTIVAPDSRNRLQVQTGSKGATLYESEELPSRIRCTCISRNAAFVSLGTEDGTVQVFEVASGKTVKLSGHTRTVHHCQFTDDSETLITSSEDATVRVWKWRTGECLVLEGHTEPIRKFHLLNSSSPPHLFSWSFDGTVKVWDLDRGQMLQDLVCHKGAVLSCDVSSDGRLFATASANRTAKVWSSVSWEMTFLLKGHKDCVRSCRFSWDNKRLATGDDNGEIRLWSMLDGALLKICSRDTKDSMDSFHGGWVTDLHFSPDNRVLVSIGGYIKWWSVETGEALQTFYTMGANLKKIHVSPDFTTFLTVDSIGILYVLKKVEGGGI from the exons ATGGAGGAACGTGCTCGCAGCTGTCTGCTGCGCTCCAAAGGCACTCTGGAGCAGGACATCAAAGCCTCCTACTTGATGGACCACATGATCAGCGATGGCGTCTTGAGCAATGATGAAGAAGCGATGGTGCTCAGCAAG GCCACTAGAAGAGAGCAGGCCGCAGCCCTGCTCGAGGTGCTGTTGAGGAAAGACAACAGGGCATACATCTCCTTCTACAACGCACTGATCAGAGAGAGTTACGGAGATCTAGCCAACCTCCTTCATAGTGACCTGCCTCTGCTCAGCCCTGAGGGAGAGAGGAGCTTTGCTGATGGAGTGTCTCCTTCTG TCCAGGCAATTCTGAGCGAAGGTGGGGTGCCTCAGAGACCCGTGGTGTTCGTGAGCCGACCCGCTCTGCTGAACCTGATCCGGCAGATGCTGTACAAGCTGCAGAATACACCGGGGTGGGTTATAGTGTTTGGCATGGCGGGTTCAGGGAAGTCTGTGATGGCTGCTGAGGCTGTTCGGGACCATGCCCTCATTAAGG AGTGTTTTCCAGGTGGTGTTCACTGGCTTTCTGTTGGCCAATGTGAGCGGTCAGACCTGCTGGTAAGGATGCAGTCTCTATGTTTCCGTTTGGAGCAGGGTCAAAGTTCAGAAGCCAGCCAGCGGCCACCCTGCTCTGTGGAGGAGGCCAAAGAGCGCCTGCGGTTCCTAATACTCCGCAGGTTCCCCAG GTCCCTGCTGATTCTGGACGATGTCTGGGACAGCTATGCACTCAGGTCCTTTGATATTCAGTGCCGAGTTCTTCTGACCACGCGCAACCGAGGTCTGGCTGACTCCGTAAGCG GTACAAGGTTAGAAGTGCCTGTTGAAAGCGGCCTAGAGGAGGAGAAAGCCTTGGAAATTCTTGCTTTGTATGTAAATGGGAAGCCACATGCACTTCCAGAACAGGCCCGCAGCATTGTGAGCGAATGTAAAG GTTCTCCTTTGGTGGTTTCTCTAATTGGAGCTCTGTTGAGGGAGTTCCCTGAACGCTGGAGCTACTACCTTCGGCAGCTGCAGAAGAAGCAATTCAAGCGGATCCGTAAGTCATCGTCCTACGACTATGAAGCTCTGGACCAGGCCATGGATGCCAGCCTGCAAGTTCTGGAGCCTGAACACAGAGATCTATACAGAGACCTGAGCATCATGCAGAAAGACATCAAAGTGCCTGCTAAG GTTCTCTCGGTGCTGTGGGGTCTTGAGTTGGAGGAGGTGGAGGATGTCCTACAGGAATTTGTGAATAAATCCCTGCTGTTTCGGGACTGTAACCAGCGACCGTATCTCTATTACCTTCACGATCTGCAGCTGGACTTTCTCACTGAACTGAATCGTGATCAAATGGCT GAACTACATAAAAAGATGGTCCGTCAATACCAGCAGTTCTACAATAAAAGCCCACCCAGCTCTGGAGATAAAGAATGTTTGTATTGGTACCACTTCCTCCCATACCACATGGCTAAAGCGGGACTGTCTAAG GAGCTTTATTCACTGATGTTTTCCTTGGACTGGGTCAAAGAAAAAGCTCAGATTATGGGATCTGCCCATCTTATCAACGACTATGTAGAATATGGTGAAATACTAGATACAGAG AATAGTGAGGTGAGACTGCAGTTTCAGGAGTTCCTCTCTCTGAATGGACATCAGCTGGAGCAGAGACCGTTTCCTGATGTCATACAGTTGGCTCTCTCTCAGCCCGCGTGCTCCGAGGTTTACAGGCAGGCCTTGATGCAAGCGCAGAAAAGGGCCAGCAGAGGGCAGCTCTATCTGGATTGGGT GAACAAAAATAGTCAGGACAGTTTGTCCCGGCTGGTCATGCATCCTCACCAGGGGTCTGTCTACTATGCCTGCTTTTCCAAAGATGGGAGTAAAATTGCCTCTTGCGGGGCCAGCAAGATGTTGCGG GTGTTTAAAACAACCTCTGGAGAGAAACTTCTGGAGCTTCAGGCTCATGACGAAGATATTCTGTGCTGCGCCTTCTCCCCCGATGACCGTTACATAGCAACCTGCTCTAGTGACAGGAAGGTTAag TTGTGGAATGTTGAGCGAGGTATTCTTATGAAAGTGTTTGCGGAGGAACACGAGGAACAGATAAACCACTGCCAGTTCACCAACACAGGCCGACGTGTCCTGCTGGCCACCTGCTCAAATGACAAATTCACCAACACCAAG CTATGGAACCCCAACAAGCAGACATCTCAAAACACTATGTTTGGACACATGGAACCCGTCAATCACTGCTGCTTCTCCCCTGACGACGTCTACCTCGCCACTTCATCCAGTGACGGCACCTTGAAG CTGTTTGAGGTGTCATCCGCGAACGAGTGGAAATCAATTGATGTCAATAGTTTTTTCCCAGAGAGTGACGATGAAATAAAAGCCATTGTGAAATGCAGCACTTGGTCAGCTGACAGCTCACGGATCATTTGTGCTGCCAGGAACGCTGTGTTT GTGTTTGACGTACAGACATCAGACATGCTGCTGGAAATGAAGACGAGTCGTCTGAGCACAGTTCAGTATTGCCACGCGTGTCCCAACAGCAGCCTGCTGGCTGTCGCGCTCTCTCATTACGCTGTAGAG ctatgGAATCTTGAGACCAGTAAAAAGAAAGCCGAATGCAACGGTCACCTGAGCTGGGTTCATTGTGTCCAGTTTTCACCTGACGGCTCACTGCTGCTGTCCTCTTCTGATGATCAGACTATCAGA CTGTGGGAGACGGATCAGGTTCACACCTCCTCTGCTGTGGCTCTGAAGAGGGACACTGATGTTATCTTCTCCCATAGTGATGTTACAATAGTGGCGCCCGACAGCAGAAACCGATTACAG GTACAGACTGGATCCAAAGGCGCTACTCTATATGAGAGTGAAGAGTTGCCGTCCAGAATTCGCTGTACTTGTATCAGCAGAAATGCTGCTTTTGTCTCCCTGGGAACTGAGGATGGAACTGTACAG GTGTTTGAGGTTGCATCTGGAAAAACGGTGAAGCTCTCAGGTCACACTAGGACTGTTCACCACTGTCAGTTCACTGATGACAGCGAAACCCTCATCACATCCTCAGAAGATGCTACTGTTCGG GTGTGGAAGTGGAGGACAGGCGAGTGTCTGGTGCTGGAGGGTCATACTGAGCCAATCAGGAAGTTTCACCTTTTGAACTCCTCTTCCCCACCTCATCTATTCTCGTGGTCGTTTGATGGCACCGTTAAG GTCTGGGATTTGGACAGAGGGCAGATGCTGCAAGACCTTGTGTGTCATAAGGGTGCTGTCCTGTCATGTGACGTGTCTTCTGACGGACGGCTCTTTGCCACAGCCTCGGCCAATAGGACTGCTAAG GTGTGGAGCAGCGTCTCATGGGAGATGACGTTTTTGCTGAAGGGACACAAGGACTGCGTCCGTAGCTGCCGGTTTTCTTGGGACAACAAGCGACTTGCAACTGGCGATGACAACGGAGAAATAAGG CTGTGGAGCATGCTGGATGGAGCCCTCCTGAAGATCTGTTCCCGGGACACTAAGGACTCAATGGACTCTTTCCACGGCGGATGGGTGACCGACCTGCACTTCTCCCCAGATAACAGAGTACTCGTCTCTATTGGCGGATACATCAAG TGGTGGAGCGTTGAGACAGGAGAGGCCCTGCAGACATTCTACACGATGGGAGCCAATCTGAAGAAGATTCACGTGTCGCCTGATTTCACCACCTTTTTGACTGTGGACAGCATTGGAATCCTTTATGTTTTAAAGAAAGTGGAGGGAGGAGGAATatag